A window of Lacibacter sediminis contains these coding sequences:
- a CDS encoding DUF1622 domain-containing protein produces MEETAKIITVNISHSVEILSAVIIGWAVIKTLVIYFIPSKRKTTAEHVRIQFGSAVAIALELLLGADVLATAVAPSWNDIGQLTAIAILRTALNYFLSKELKEIGNETS; encoded by the coding sequence ATGGAAGAAACAGCAAAAATTATAACAGTAAACATCAGTCATTCGGTAGAGATACTATCAGCAGTCATCATTGGATGGGCGGTTATAAAAACGCTCGTCATTTATTTCATACCGTCTAAAAGAAAAACCACTGCAGAGCATGTGCGTATTCAGTTCGGAAGCGCCGTGGCAATTGCATTGGAATTATTGCTCGGGGCAGATGTGTTAGCTACTGCAGTTGCACCAAGCTGGAATGATATTGGCCAACTGACAGCAATCGCTATTCTTCGTACAGCATTGAATTATTTTCTATCGAAAGAATTAAAAGAAATAGGCAATGAAACTTCTTAA
- a CDS encoding GMC oxidoreductase, giving the protein MQNHYDIIIIGTGSGGSTIAYKLAQSGKRILILERGGFIPREKENWDAKEVVTNGRYRPNEHWYDQDNKPFKPFIHYNVGGNSKMYGAALFRFRESDFMEVKHYGGTSPAWPFQYNTLAPYYTQAEFLYHVHGQRHKDPTEPKTIHSYPFPPLHYEPVIADLSEKMKQLGLHPFPLPMGMKRPQDINSNESPVLLENFDGFPDPTESKADAHTVVLRPALAKQNVTLLTNAYAKRLVTNETGKRVTAVEAIVNEEEVMFIAELVIVACGAVNSAALFLRSANELHPTGLANSSNQVGRNLMLHHNGCLVAFTKKKNDSVFQKSLGLADFYHGADDSKYPLGEIQLMGRNDPDSILWMAEKIAPEKSYNELKEMTIDFWLTAEDLPSPDNRVTLRTDGSIQVHYTRTNYTAYEKLKDKLKQIFQQLGEIDADYKDVQWAGYDLDISGMSHQNGTLRFGTDPSTSVLDHNCKTHDLENVYVVDASFFPSCGAFNPALTIAANALRVGDHILHQWYPVKADNKVIEGTQTM; this is encoded by the coding sequence ATGCAAAACCATTACGATATCATCATCATCGGCACAGGTAGCGGAGGAAGCACCATCGCCTACAAACTTGCGCAAAGTGGAAAACGAATTCTTATTCTTGAACGTGGGGGATTCATTCCCCGTGAAAAAGAAAACTGGGATGCAAAAGAAGTTGTTACCAACGGGCGATACCGTCCCAATGAACATTGGTACGACCAGGATAATAAACCATTTAAACCTTTCATTCATTACAATGTTGGTGGCAACAGCAAAATGTATGGTGCTGCACTTTTTCGTTTTCGTGAAAGTGATTTTATGGAAGTGAAACATTATGGCGGCACTTCACCTGCATGGCCTTTTCAATACAATACGCTGGCGCCATATTATACGCAGGCAGAATTTTTATATCATGTACATGGCCAGCGTCATAAAGATCCTACAGAACCAAAAACAATTCACAGCTATCCCTTTCCGCCTCTGCACTATGAACCGGTAATTGCTGACCTGTCAGAAAAAATGAAACAGTTAGGGCTTCATCCTTTCCCACTACCCATGGGAATGAAAAGGCCGCAGGACATAAATTCAAATGAATCGCCAGTTCTGTTGGAAAATTTTGATGGCTTTCCCGACCCTACTGAATCAAAAGCAGATGCACATACTGTTGTGTTACGACCAGCATTAGCAAAACAAAACGTTACGCTTCTCACCAATGCCTACGCAAAACGTTTGGTTACAAACGAAACAGGAAAGCGTGTAACGGCTGTTGAAGCAATTGTTAATGAAGAAGAAGTGATGTTCATAGCCGAACTGGTAATTGTGGCATGTGGCGCAGTAAACAGTGCTGCATTATTTCTTCGGAGCGCAAATGAATTACATCCAACAGGATTGGCGAACAGCAGTAACCAGGTTGGTCGAAATCTTATGCTTCATCACAATGGTTGTCTTGTAGCATTTACAAAAAAGAAGAATGACAGCGTTTTCCAAAAGAGTCTTGGCCTTGCAGATTTTTATCATGGTGCCGACGACAGCAAATATCCGTTAGGAGAAATTCAATTGATGGGCCGTAATGATCCTGACAGCATTTTATGGATGGCAGAAAAAATTGCGCCGGAAAAATCATACAATGAGCTAAAGGAAATGACGATTGACTTCTGGCTTACGGCCGAAGATCTTCCATCACCTGATAATCGGGTTACACTTCGTACAGATGGAAGCATCCAAGTACATTATACACGCACCAATTATACAGCCTATGAAAAACTGAAAGATAAACTTAAGCAGATCTTTCAGCAACTCGGTGAAATTGATGCTGATTATAAAGATGTACAATGGGCTGGTTATGATCTGGACATTAGTGGTATGAGTCATCAGAACGGAACACTTCGCTTTGGCACTGATCCATCAACTTCAGTTCTGGATCATAATTGCAAAACACATGACCTTGAAAATGTGTATGTGGTTGATGCCAGTTTTTTTCCGAGTTGTGGTGCATTTAATCCTGCGCTCACTATTGCAGCCAATGCATTGCGTGTAGGCGATCATATTCTTCATCAATGGTATCCGGTGAAAGCTGACAATAAGGTCATCGAAGGCACTCAAACAATGTAG
- a CDS encoding PhzF family phenazine biosynthesis protein has translation MKLDLYQIDSFTDKIFGGNPACVVPLESWLPDDILLKIAKENAVAETAFFIPFAGANSESAGFDLRWFTPEIEMDLCGHATLATAHVLKTFLNYDENSISFHSKSGMLKVSVAKDMYTLDFPSRMPIETELPEIIKTSLSIQPQEVLHSRDYILVYTSEEQIIDIQINRQILDQINLDPGGVVITAQGNDCDFVSRYFTPQASIFEDPVTGSSHCSLIPFWSRRLNKKQMTALQLSDRVGKLYCEDKGERVLIAGNARTYSVANIWID, from the coding sequence ATGAAACTCGACCTTTATCAAATAGATAGTTTTACCGATAAAATATTCGGAGGTAACCCTGCCTGCGTTGTGCCGCTTGAAAGCTGGTTGCCGGATGATATTCTGTTGAAGATCGCAAAAGAAAATGCGGTTGCTGAAACGGCTTTTTTTATTCCGTTTGCTGGTGCCAATTCAGAGTCAGCCGGCTTCGATCTTCGGTGGTTCACACCTGAAATTGAAATGGATTTATGCGGGCATGCAACACTTGCAACAGCACATGTATTGAAGACATTTCTTAATTACGATGAAAACAGTATAAGCTTTCATTCTAAAAGCGGCATGCTTAAAGTGTCTGTAGCTAAAGACATGTACACGTTAGATTTCCCATCAAGGATGCCGATAGAAACAGAACTGCCGGAAATAATAAAAACTTCACTAAGCATACAACCGCAGGAAGTATTGCATTCAAGAGATTATATACTCGTTTATACAAGTGAAGAGCAGATAATTGATATTCAAATCAACAGGCAGATTCTTGATCAGATCAATCTTGATCCAGGTGGGGTTGTGATTACTGCACAGGGAAATGATTGTGATTTTGTATCAAGATATTTTACACCGCAGGCATCCATATTTGAAGACCCGGTGACAGGGTCATCTCATTGTTCATTGATTCCTTTCTGGAGCAGGAGGCTCAATAAAAAACAGATGACTGCATTGCAACTTTCTGACAGGGTTGGAAAATTATATTGTGAAGATAAAGGGGAACGGGTACTGATCGCCGGCAATGCGAGAACCTATTCAGTTGCAAATATCTGGATTGATTAA